The Sporomusa termitida genome has a window encoding:
- a CDS encoding autotransporter strand-loop-strand O-heptosyltransferase, whose protein sequence is MNQTQEGTPSQPAKKPYAVFDAGPLTCKTDVSGLEFDFNYGVRVQVPAGNWRVKITDRDTFVTLYDDRADNALVSSTKKYYVNFGLEVYLDDKLILRHGMNLSGKKVLIKYPVGTLGDIIAWFPYAQAFKYKHDCEVYCAMAPEMADLFRPAYPELNFIGPDERPPEIYASYYMGIFFPCDDRVHQPVDWRIVGLQKTIPYLLGLPVEELRPSILPHNLERTIAEPYVCIAVQSSSQAKYWNNGNGWLEVIKHLKSKGYRVLCIDRENCHGAGSRWNTIPHGAEDFTGTLPLSQRVDLLYHADFFIGLSSGLSWLAWAVGKPVVMVSGFSLPSDEFYTPYRIINYHVCNGCWNDSTIEFDHTDFSWCPRHKNTDRQFECTRFINASYVNSVVDQLIRDHNFNPRKE, encoded by the coding sequence ATGAACCAAACGCAAGAAGGAACACCCTCCCAGCCAGCCAAGAAACCCTACGCAGTCTTTGACGCCGGTCCGCTCACTTGCAAAACCGACGTTAGCGGATTAGAGTTCGACTTTAATTATGGAGTTCGCGTCCAAGTCCCGGCAGGCAACTGGCGCGTCAAAATCACCGACCGCGATACCTTTGTCACCCTCTATGACGATAGAGCAGACAATGCTTTGGTTAGCAGCACCAAAAAATATTACGTCAATTTTGGCCTGGAAGTCTACCTGGACGATAAACTGATACTGCGCCATGGCATGAACTTGTCAGGAAAAAAAGTTCTCATCAAATATCCGGTTGGCACTCTGGGCGACATCATTGCCTGGTTTCCTTATGCCCAGGCCTTTAAATACAAACATGATTGCGAGGTTTACTGCGCCATGGCCCCCGAAATGGCCGATCTGTTTCGCCCCGCTTACCCGGAACTAAACTTCATAGGTCCTGACGAGCGTCCCCCCGAAATTTACGCTTCTTATTACATGGGCATATTCTTTCCTTGTGATGACCGTGTGCACCAGCCGGTGGACTGGCGCATCGTCGGGCTGCAGAAAACCATTCCCTACCTGCTCGGCTTGCCGGTGGAAGAACTTCGCCCTAGCATTTTGCCGCACAACTTGGAAAGAACCATAGCAGAGCCCTATGTTTGTATTGCCGTCCAGTCCAGCAGCCAGGCCAAATATTGGAACAACGGCAACGGTTGGCTGGAGGTTATCAAACATCTCAAGAGCAAAGGTTATCGCGTACTGTGCATTGACAGGGAAAATTGCCACGGCGCCGGCAGCCGTTGGAACACCATCCCTCATGGCGCTGAGGATTTTACCGGGACGCTACCGCTATCACAGCGGGTCGATCTTCTCTATCATGCCGACTTTTTCATCGGTCTCTCCAGCGGTCTGTCCTGGTTGGCCTGGGCGGTTGGCAAGCCGGTGGTTATGGTCAGCGGCTTCAGCCTGCCTAGCGATGAATTTTACACACCATACCGCATTATCAATTACCATGTTTGTAATGGCTGCTGGAACGACAGCACCATCGAGTTTGATCATACCGACTTCTCCTGGTGTCCGCGGCACAAAAACACAGACAGACAATTTGAATGCACCCGTTTCATCAACGCTAGCTATGTTAACAGCGTTGTGGATCAGTTAATCCGCGACCATAACTTCAACCCAAGAAAGGAGTAA
- a CDS encoding transposase, with protein sequence MQHFCIHRASKRRTKIDWALHIEELLDVFYPNAAKVRLVMDNLNTHSIASLHEAFAPEKALRLAKRLEIHYTPKHGSWLNIAEIELNVMTLQCLGRRIPTIDLLNRELSAWEQQRNSAGKTVDWHFTTAQARDKLKHLYPKL encoded by the coding sequence GTGCAGCATTTTTGTATTCACAGAGCCAGTAAAAGGCGTACCAAAATTGATTGGGCGCTTCACATTGAGGAACTACTGGATGTCTTTTATCCAAACGCAGCAAAAGTCCGGCTGGTAATGGACAATTTGAATACGCATTCTATCGCTTCGCTACATGAAGCCTTTGCACCGGAAAAGGCACTGCGTTTGGCTAAACGCCTGGAAATTCACTATACTCCAAAGCATGGTAGCTGGCTTAATATCGCTGAAATCGAATTGAATGTGATGACGCTTCAATGTTTGGGAAGACGCATTCCGACCATTGATTTGCTGAATCGTGAATTATCTGCTTGGGAACAGCAGCGTAATTCTGCGGGTAAAACAGTTGATTGGCACTTTACTACAGCTCAGGCAAGAGATAAATTAAAACACCTGTATCCTAAGTTATAA
- a CDS encoding helix-turn-helix domain-containing protein, with the protein MNKKYHVKLSDIERTTIQKILDNETTSKYIRKRCNVLLHTDENAGKPPKQEEIAKRCGVSDVTVYSLVKEYDTQGMEYCLRRRKYATPPNPPIVTGEKEARIIALACGAAPHGRARWTVRLLAQKVIELGIMETVSHETIRTALKKHNLSLT; encoded by the coding sequence ATGAACAAGAAATATCATGTAAAATTGAGCGATATAGAGCGAACAACTATCCAAAAAATCCTAGACAATGAGACTACATCCAAATACATAAGGAAACGCTGCAACGTACTCCTGCATACAGATGAGAATGCAGGCAAACCACCAAAACAGGAAGAGATTGCCAAACGATGCGGCGTATCGGACGTAACGGTGTATAGTCTGGTGAAAGAATACGATACGCAAGGAATGGAATATTGCCTGCGCCGGCGCAAGTATGCAACGCCGCCAAACCCGCCAATTGTAACTGGTGAAAAAGAGGCGCGAATCATAGCCTTGGCCTGCGGCGCGGCTCCGCATGGGCGAGCGCGCTGGACAGTACGCCTGCTAGCGCAAAAGGTGATAGAACTGGGGATAATGGAAACTGTGAGCCATGAAACCATCCGCACCGCTTTAAAAAAACACAACTTAAGCCTCACCTGA